A region of the Dreissena polymorpha isolate Duluth1 chromosome 6, UMN_Dpol_1.0, whole genome shotgun sequence genome:
caatacttcaatcacaaaggagggaggggtggggtggagagggtttttttttgggggggggcgggtattcttgggtgggatagttggacggtatttaaaaaataaataaataaatatatgttttttaaccatgtttaaaaaaaaaattcggggggggggggggggggggggggggggggtatagtgtgagggtgtagtcatttattttagatgatcttaaaaaaaaaaagaaaaaaaaaatatttttcttttttttttggggggggggggggggagattctggggtgggggggcgtgggggatggtttggcaggagtctattgtggtatgtcaggtaatagttgttatgtcaaagaatcaatcaaatctaatcataaataaagaagttatggcaattttagcaaaattcaataatttgaccttgatagtcaaggccattcaaaggtcaaggtaaaattcaacttgccaggtacagtaccctcatggtagcacgaaagtatttgaagtttgaaagcaatagccttgttactttagaagtaaagtggatctaaacacaaaatttaaccatatattcaaagttactaagtcaaaaaagggccataatattaaaatgacaaccagagtaatGCAACTTTTTCTGtaatgtccccttatgatagtttgtgagtgttccaagtatgaaagcaatatctatgatactttaggagtaaagtggaccaaaacacaaaacttaattaaattttcaatttcaaagtataaagggccaataattctgtcaaaatgccagtcagagttacataactttgccagcACAGTCCCCTaaagatagttagtaagtgttgcaagtatgaaagcaatagctttcatacttttggaataaagtggacctaaacacataacttaaccaaattttcagttttctaagtataaaaagggcacataattctgtaattctgtcaaaatgccagccagagttacataactttgcctgcacagtccccaaatgatagtaagtgttgcaagtatgaaagcaatagctttgatacttaaggaataaaatggacctaaaaacaaaacttaacgaaaattTCAATttactaagtataaaaagggcacataattctgtcaaaatgcacgccagagttatctaactttgcctgcccagtccgctcatgatagtaagtaagtgtaccaagtttgaatgcaatagcattgatactttctgggaaaagtggacctaaacacaaaacttaaccggacgctggcGCCAAGGTGATGActatagctcataattttttttcaaaaaatagatgagctaaaaatgcgtGTATTTCCGCAATCAAACACCAAATAAAGATAACTACAAACAAACCAATTAACACAAACAAAGTCTCTTTATTGCACAAACAATTCATTAAAATGAGATCTTCTAACACTTTACacacttaaaacaatttattgAGCACATCAGATGTAAATACTGAGAAAAggattttaaaatcaaataaatatacaataaaaagcATGTCAACAAGATGTTACCAATGTAATGATATTTTCAATGAAACGGGAGTCAATGTCACGATGTAAACAAATGCTGCAACGTCAGACATTTATGCAGCTTCTCCCTCATCTTCCTCCTCATCAAACTCTCCCTCCTCCTCGGCGGTGGCGTCCTGGTACTGCTGATACTCAGACACCAAGTCGTTCATATTTGACTCGGCCTCCGTGAACTCCATCTCATCCATGCCTTCCCCAGTGTACCTGTAAGTGGGAATTGGATAAATAAAATGGGTCATCTAAGGGCGTACTAATAGGGTGACAGTCATCCATAATAATGTTTGGATTGCACTGTCAGTGTTTTGATAGAAATTACCATGGATCTAAGAttcagggccaaaacaccaactttggggaacGTGCAACAGCCTTTTTTTCGGGAAAAAGACAATTTTCTGTctttggggaatgaaaaatactgtcagaggtagattggaaatttagagaaaaaatgCACGATTTTTAAGACATTTctgtaggggaaagggcctttttggttaaggGCAAGAGAAAGAGGCCCCTTGCGCAGGTCTTTTTGGCCCTGAGATTATTTGTCCAAAGAAGTGGTAATTTGCCAATTAAGATGATTGTAAACTCAAACTTCTATTTTCATTCATTAATTATTTGATTCATCATTGGCGATGCTGATACAATTGTAACTATTAAAACAAAGAACATACCAGTGAAGGAAAGCCTTGCGACGGAACATAGCAGTGAACTGCTCAGAGATTCGCTTGAACAGCTCCTGGATAGCGGTACTGTTGCCAATGAAGGTGGCAGACATCTTGAGACCTCGTGGTGGAATGTCGCACACAGCGGTCTTCACGTTGTTGGGGATCCATTCAACGAAGTAGCTGCTGTTCTTGTTCTGGACGTTCAACATCTGTTCGTCGACCTCCTTCATGGACATGCGGCCTCGGAACATGGCGGCAACGGTGAGGTACCTTCCATGACGTGGGTCACAGGCAGCCATCATGTTCTTGGCATCAAACATCTGCTGGGTGAGCTCAGGGACGGTAAGAGCTCTGTACTGCTGGCTACCGCGAGATGTGAGAGGAGCAAAGCCAGGCATGAAGAAGTGGAGACGGGGGAAGGGAACCATGTTGACGGCCAGTTTACGGAGATCTGCGTTCAACTGACCAGGGAATCGGAGGCAGGTGGTGACTCCAGACATGGTGGCAGAGACTAGATGGTTCAGGTCACCGTATGTGGGGGTGGTGAGTTTCAGGGTCCTGAAGCAGATATCGTAAAGAGCCTCGTTGTCAATGCAGTAGGTCTCGTCCGTGTTCTCAACGAGCTGGTGGACGGAGAGTGTAGCATTGTATGGCTCGACGACGGTATCTGATACCTTTGGTGATGGTACAACAGAGAATGTGTTCATGATGCGGTCTGGGTACTCCTCACGGATCTTGCTGATGAGCAATGTGCCCATACCGGATCCTGTACCACCACCGAGGGAGTGTGTGAGTTGGAATCCCTGAAGACAGTCACATGATTCAGCTTCCTTGCGAACAACATCAAGCACCGAGTCAACCAATTCTGCACCTTCTGTGTAATGTCCCTTTGCCCAATTGTTGCCTGCACCACTTTGTCCAAACACAAAGTTGTCTGGTCTGAAAATTTGTCCAAATGGGCCTGATCTGACAGAGTCCATGGTACCTGGTTCAAGATCTACCAAAATGGCTCGGGGTACATATTTTCCACCAGTAGCTTCATTGTAGTAAACGTTGATTCTTTCCAGTTGCAGGTCAGAATCGCCGTGGTATGTACCTGTGGGGTCGATTCCATGTTCATCTGAGATGACTTCCCAGAACTGCAATGAAAAGTGCCCATGAAATAATATGCCCTTTTCCCTAGATTTCATTTTACTCTTTAGTTGCACTTAAACTTATAAAGTTGTATAGTGTGTTGTAAGTATTATCTTCCAGAACTTGAAAGTTTAAACTGTGGTTTTGATGTTTTTGGACTTGAGTTATGGCCAGTGATCATTCTGTCTCAGagttaacaagatgcgtttgtgaaacacaatgtccccctatatgacgtttgaccttgaaggatggccttgaccttgtgaaggatgaccttgacctttcaccactcaaaatgtgcagctccatgagatacacatgcatgccaaatatcaagttgctatcttcaatattgcaaaagaattcataaaataagcgatttgggtcacataaatttgacctctgaccttgaaggatgaccttgaactttcaccactcaaaatgtgcagctccatgagatgcacatgcatgccaaatatcaagttgctatcttcaatattgcaaaagtatttataaaataagtgatttgggccacatatatttgacctctgaccttgaaggatgaccttgacctttcaccactcataatgtgcagctccatgagatacaaatgcatgccaaatatcaagttgctaacttcgatattgcaaaagtattcataaaatgagcaattttggccacatatatttgacctctgaccttgaaggatgcccttgacctttcaccattcaaaatgtgcagctccatgagatacccatgcatgccaaatatcaagttgctatattcaatatagcaaaagtcattgcaaaatgttaaagttggcgcaaacagaccacccaacagaccaaccaacggacagggcaaaaacaatatgtcccccactactatagtgggggacataaaaagttgcCCCCTACAAATTAACAAGGAATATATTGGCACAGAAAAACCCTCAAACTTTTTAAGACCAAGCATTTATTTTTCACTACTACAGGAAGaggccttatatatatatatatatatatatatatatatatatatatatatatatatatatatatatatatatatatatataaatccaacaaatatcctctattttatttattatgattatataaagGTTATTTTTTGGATTCcgtggattttcgattttaattcacgagtgatcatagaaaataatattttttctatgatcacgagtgaattaaaatcaattatccaccgaatcaaacacattttctttttattttattttttttcaccgtttatatacattgttaaagagtttaactaaagaatttcgctgggataatgacgtcatttcgtcaaaaaatgacttCATTTCACAGTaatcaatgaaaattatcgacaattttcactgataattttcactgtttgaaacagtgaaattatcagttttaattcactgatatttctctataaaccaccggaaagcataaaataaaaagagttatatcaaatttagtatttccctaatcagtggacttttttgTGTGaagaaaaaaggctaatgaatttattttcccaatttcatgaaaatgccgataaaattcccacttccaaagccatgggctatcttcccaaaacaTGGAGAAAAAAACCTGGCTTCTGGGGTTTATCAGTGTCAGAAGAATTAAGCATGACATAACAAATAGAACAGTGTGTTAACTATGATGTCAATATTcattaacattttgcttaaaatgTTCAAGAGTCAAACATCAATGTTTGAGTAAAAATAAATTCAACTATATGGTCACCAAAACAGTTTATTTTCtatgtttattaaaattttagagtcaatttaaaaaaaaaagaagaaaaaaagataGTAGAGGACCACAATATGCTATTATGAAAATCTAACCCTTGAGGTTTAAGAGAATTAGATTGTTATAGTAATATACTATTACTAAACAAGTAAATCATGTTACCCCTGTAGTGTAGTTGTTTTGACCCCAGGGAAATGATCAgtattttttttcaccattttgggaatggggccgggtccctttggattggaaaaatttgtggcgttttgactaaaattgggaaattagtgttgttgttttgcttacaaatgcttcaaaattgaggataaaagtgtgtccagtattatatttactaaggttgatcttatatggatgggagatgaacaaaatattgatctaaaaaaatatatgctacaTCATACATGTACCTAATATTGAACACTTAGTCCTTGTAATTACAGAcaaggcaattattttttttgccatAATTACAGCCTCTTATAGGCTGTtttccaattgcaaaaagtaaaaaaaaaaggctttcccaatggcaaaaagtaacattttccccccaaaatcttACCAGTTTCCCCCAAAATATGCCAAActttctgtgaaaaatcatccgaccataactggctgataatatgcacatctcctattggtagtgaagcttcccataaagtttcattgaattctggtcattagttgctgagaaatagtcgggacaagaattgcactatatgtacagttaaaggaaaatttcaaagggccattactctgtgaaaaatcatccgaccagaaccggctgatattatgcacatctcctcttggtaatgaagcttcccataaagtttaaatgaattccggtcattacttgctgagaaatagctcagacaaaaattgtgcacgtgcagacaaagcggcgacaatatgctcccccaaaaatattttgggggagcataaaaaaatcactgcaaggtgttgttttttttggcagggttcg
Encoded here:
- the LOC127833825 gene encoding tubulin beta chain produces the protein MREIVHMQAGQCGNQIGAKFWEVISDEHGIDPTGTYHGDSDLQLERINVYYNEATGGKYVPRAILVDLEPGTMDSVRSGPFGQIFRPDNFVFGQSGAGNNWAKGHYTEGAELVDSVLDVVRKEAESCDCLQGFQLTHSLGGGTGSGMGTLLISKIREEYPDRIMNTFSVVPSPKVSDTVVEPYNATLSVHQLVENTDETYCIDNEALYDICFRTLKLTTPTYGDLNHLVSATMSGVTTCLRFPGQLNADLRKLAVNMVPFPRLHFFMPGFAPLTSRGSQQYRALTVPELTQQMFDAKNMMAACDPRHGRYLTVAAMFRGRMSMKEVDEQMLNVQNKNSSYFVEWIPNNVKTAVCDIPPRGLKMSATFIGNSTAIQELFKRISEQFTAMFRRKAFLHWYTGEGMDEMEFTEAESNMNDLVSEYQQYQDATAEEEGEFDEEEDEGEAA